From Actinosynnema mirum DSM 43827, a single genomic window includes:
- a CDS encoding helicase HerA domain-containing protein gives MTLVGPGLDDERRNALQAVHFNSAVAPDDIWSPLAHHVPELHGPVAAELARAVASAARKPRSTPIGVVLRGERGVGKTHLLGWLRQEARARGGWFFLLKLLDDRSFWAGAVHGAISGLNREGDQLGAMLDALAKATGHTDESRLRLRGTIPISREYLDELVERVRELDPQVALECQDTLRALVLYRARGRPSEVGHRFLALEDGGIDEADRAEWGFHLRSRSAQLVLGDLSRIFALTGPVVMAVDQIDSVITQQPGSSGLVDRLADGLMRLREETRRTVLVVACLPRSWELLSEHAVNSAASRFAVLDLRTAMPSAGVAEAIVQRHLGALYAEEGFAPPHPTWPVARVAFGGAEVAHSTPRRLLQRVEEHVRWCLARDVEAELRDFADGPAEVAAPEVDAGGLAELDERFARACEAADVTSPLDPAREDELVPGLLSAALRCYAVEHGGDLVLDPPPGRKPALHARLRLTLDEASEDEVWWSFRAIAHGHSTAVLARLRSACLEAGVFGGTGKRRLVVLRGTPFSGGPQTARAVGELVAAGGEVLPLTPEDLRVFSALRELVGQAPAGLLAWLAARTPASRTPLLRRVLPPVGDAGSQAPQRPSAHDEPVWPEREYEEQVCALPAPPPQHAPEPSWPERGWPAAEPSRLAGSLFDPESRWPATPAPVPTPTLIPAPAPAPAPAPVVAPTSPPSADATITLGADATTGRPFTLPLVLLRKHVAVFAGTGSGKTVLLRRLVEEAALHGVSSVLLDTNNDLARLGDAWPSPPEGWAPGDADRARRYLDGTDVVVWTPGRESGRPLVLDPLPDFGAVRGDPDEFRGAVDAAVAGLLPKLALSGRRLVHGRAVLTEALTAFAGRGGRDVADFVAFLHDLPEGASTMRDATRLAPELADGLHAAIITDPLFGGSGRRLDPGELLRPAPGTRARVSVISCVGLPTDGQRQAFAHQLQQALFAWVRRNPAGDRPLGGLLVLDEAQTFAPSRGEVVSSASTRLLAAQARKYGLGVVFATQAPKGLHNSVTGNTATQFFGRLNASAQVQTAVELAAARGGRVDDVSRLGAGRFYGATEGTGFTKLRLPMCLSHHPQGALTEGEVLARARA, from the coding sequence GTGACGCTCGTCGGACCGGGCCTGGACGACGAGCGGCGCAACGCCCTGCAGGCCGTGCACTTCAACTCGGCGGTCGCGCCCGACGACATCTGGAGCCCGCTGGCGCACCACGTGCCCGAGCTGCACGGGCCGGTCGCCGCGGAGCTGGCGCGGGCCGTGGCGTCCGCCGCGCGCAAGCCGCGCTCCACGCCGATCGGGGTGGTGCTGCGCGGGGAGCGCGGGGTCGGGAAGACGCACCTGCTGGGCTGGTTGCGGCAGGAGGCGCGGGCGCGCGGCGGGTGGTTCTTCCTGCTCAAGCTGCTGGACGACAGGTCGTTCTGGGCGGGCGCGGTGCACGGGGCGATCAGCGGGCTCAACCGCGAGGGCGACCAGCTCGGCGCGATGCTGGACGCGCTGGCCAAGGCGACCGGGCACACCGACGAGTCGCGGTTGCGGCTGCGCGGCACGATCCCGATCAGCCGGGAGTACCTGGACGAGCTGGTGGAGCGGGTGCGCGAGCTGGACCCGCAGGTGGCGCTGGAGTGCCAGGACACGCTGCGGGCGCTGGTGCTGTACCGGGCGCGGGGGCGGCCGAGCGAGGTCGGGCACCGGTTCCTGGCGCTGGAGGACGGCGGCATCGACGAGGCGGACCGGGCGGAGTGGGGCTTCCACCTGCGGTCGCGGTCCGCGCAGCTGGTGCTGGGGGACCTGTCGCGGATCTTCGCGCTGACCGGGCCGGTGGTGATGGCGGTCGACCAGATCGACTCGGTGATCACCCAGCAGCCCGGCTCGTCGGGGCTGGTGGACCGGCTCGCGGACGGGCTGATGCGGCTGCGCGAGGAGACCCGGCGGACGGTGCTGGTCGTGGCGTGCCTGCCCCGGTCGTGGGAGCTGCTGTCGGAGCACGCGGTGAACTCGGCGGCGAGCCGGTTCGCGGTGCTGGACCTGCGCACCGCGATGCCGAGCGCGGGCGTGGCGGAGGCGATCGTGCAGCGGCACCTGGGGGCGCTGTACGCGGAGGAGGGGTTCGCGCCGCCGCACCCGACGTGGCCGGTGGCGCGGGTGGCGTTCGGCGGGGCGGAGGTGGCGCACTCGACGCCGAGGCGGTTGCTCCAGCGGGTCGAGGAGCACGTGCGGTGGTGCCTGGCGCGCGACGTCGAGGCGGAGCTGCGGGACTTCGCGGACGGCCCGGCGGAGGTGGCGGCCCCCGAGGTGGACGCGGGCGGGTTGGCGGAGCTGGACGAGCGGTTCGCCCGCGCGTGCGAGGCGGCGGACGTGACGTCCCCGCTGGACCCGGCGCGCGAGGACGAGCTGGTGCCGGGGCTGCTGTCGGCGGCGCTGCGCTGCTACGCGGTGGAGCACGGCGGCGACCTCGTGCTCGACCCGCCGCCGGGCCGCAAGCCCGCGCTGCACGCCCGGTTGCGGCTGACGCTGGACGAGGCCAGCGAGGACGAGGTGTGGTGGTCGTTCCGGGCGATCGCGCACGGCCACAGCACGGCGGTGCTGGCGCGGCTGCGGTCGGCGTGCCTGGAGGCGGGCGTGTTCGGCGGGACCGGCAAGCGCCGCCTGGTGGTGCTGCGCGGCACGCCGTTCTCGGGCGGCCCGCAGACGGCGCGGGCGGTGGGCGAGCTGGTCGCGGCGGGCGGCGAGGTCCTGCCGCTGACGCCGGAGGACCTGCGGGTGTTCTCGGCGCTGCGCGAACTCGTCGGCCAGGCGCCCGCCGGGTTGCTGGCCTGGCTGGCCGCGCGCACGCCCGCGAGCCGGACCCCGCTGCTGCGCCGGGTGCTGCCGCCGGTGGGGGACGCGGGCTCGCAAGCCCCGCAGCGCCCGTCGGCCCACGACGAGCCGGTGTGGCCGGAACGCGAGTACGAGGAGCAGGTCTGCGCACTGCCCGCACCACCACCACAACACGCCCCCGAACCGTCCTGGCCCGAACGCGGCTGGCCGGCGGCCGAGCCGTCCCGCCTGGCGGGAAGCCTGTTCGACCCGGAATCCCGCTGGCCCGCCACCCCCGCCCCTGTCCCCACCCCCACCCTGATCCCGGCCCCGGCCCCGGCCCCCGCCCCGGCCCCGGTGGTCGCACCCACCTCACCGCCCTCCGCCGACGCCACGATCACCCTGGGCGCGGACGCGACGACCGGTCGCCCGTTCACCCTCCCCCTCGTTCTGCTGCGCAAGCACGTGGCCGTGTTCGCGGGCACCGGTTCCGGGAAGACCGTGCTGCTGCGCCGCCTGGTGGAGGAGGCCGCGCTGCACGGCGTGTCCTCGGTCCTCCTGGACACCAACAACGACCTGGCCCGCCTAGGCGACGCCTGGCCGTCCCCGCCCGAGGGCTGGGCCCCCGGTGACGCCGACCGCGCCCGCCGCTACCTCGACGGCACGGACGTCGTGGTGTGGACGCCGGGCCGCGAGTCCGGAAGGCCGCTGGTGCTGGACCCGCTGCCGGACTTCGGCGCGGTGCGGGGCGATCCGGACGAGTTCCGGGGCGCGGTCGACGCGGCCGTGGCGGGCCTGCTGCCCAAGCTCGCCCTGTCCGGTCGCAGGCTGGTGCACGGCAGGGCGGTGCTGACCGAGGCCCTGACCGCGTTCGCCGGTCGCGGCGGGCGCGACGTGGCGGACTTCGTGGCGTTCCTGCACGACCTGCCGGAGGGCGCGAGCACGATGCGCGACGCCACCCGCCTGGCCCCCGAGCTGGCCGACGGCCTGCACGCCGCGATCATCACCGACCCGCTGTTCGGCGGCTCGGGCCGCCGCCTGGACCCCGGCGAGCTGCTGCGACCGGCTCCGGGCACGCGGGCGCGGGTGTCGGTGATCAGCTGCGTGGGGCTGCCGACGGACGGCCAGCGCCAGGCGTTCGCGCACCAGCTGCAGCAGGCCCTGTTCGCGTGGGTGCGCCGCAACCCAGCCGGTGACCGCCCGCTGGGCGGCCTGCTGGTCCTCGACGAGGCCCAGACCTTCGCGCCGTCGCGCGGCGAGGTGGTGTCGAGCGCGAGCACCCGGCTGCTGGCGGCGCAGGCCAGGAAGTACGGCCTGGGCGTGGTCTTCGCGACCCAGGCCCCGAAGGGCCTGCACAACTCGGTCACCGGCAACACCGCGACCCAGTTCTTCGGCAGGCTGAACGCCTCCGCGCAGGTGCAGACGGCCGTCGAACTGGCAGCGGCCCGCGGCGGCCGGGTGGACGACGTGTCAAGGCTGGGCGCGGGCCGCTTCTACGGCGCGACGGAGGGCACCGGCTTCACGAAGCTGCGCCTGCCGATGTGCCTGAGCCACCACCCGCAAGGCGCGCTGACCGAGGGCGAGGTGCTGGCGAGGGCACGCGCCTGA
- a CDS encoding PP2C family protein-serine/threonine phosphatase: MAQGYWRGAGQGPAAGAEGGGQEGTAEGFTPESLTPENWRLLVGGLHEAVVVLDPEGVVRLANPPAEALFPDARVGVVAAPGGRSQQLGDGWVAHYRTPEDLLDGVTRRLDGAVDRDDALRAVVELAPAGHAVVVVPGQRGRLEWWRRSSGGDVVVSRGTRQVAEGVPGLTDVLDGVRESVELVEPGDAPWALQAGAPTKATAVPLTPGAALVCFGPSGDAELLRRFAERAAAAIAAGERFGEQRRTVDALRAGLLPTPLPQVAGARLAQVFEPAHRATMIGGDFYDVHPRDDGSAAFALGDVAGNGVEAAVHSGRVRQSLHTLLLVEQRPAQLLHLLNTALRAAGSRLFTTIVVGTFVPVQAGGLRMTLAAGGHPSPLVLRTGGRVDEIAVRGGIVGVLPEVRFSQATVTLSPGETLLLYSDGVTEARSRGDRAELFGDERLSEALAGCAGLGAQEIAERLRGVVFEWLGDAEHDDLTLLVVQAEG, from the coding sequence ATGGCCCAGGGGTATTGGCGCGGGGCCGGACAGGGGCCCGCCGCGGGTGCCGAGGGGGGCGGTCAGGAGGGCACGGCGGAGGGCTTCACCCCGGAGAGCCTCACCCCGGAGAACTGGCGCCTGCTCGTCGGCGGGCTCCACGAGGCCGTCGTCGTGCTGGACCCGGAAGGCGTGGTGCGCCTGGCCAACCCCCCGGCCGAGGCGCTGTTCCCGGACGCCCGCGTCGGCGTCGTCGCCGCGCCCGGAGGGCGGTCGCAGCAGCTCGGGGACGGGTGGGTCGCGCACTACCGGACGCCCGAGGACTTGCTCGACGGGGTGACCAGGCGGCTCGACGGGGCGGTGGACCGGGACGACGCGCTGCGGGCGGTGGTCGAGCTCGCGCCCGCAGGTCACGCGGTCGTGGTGGTGCCGGGGCAGCGCGGCAGGCTGGAGTGGTGGCGGCGGTCCTCGGGTGGGGACGTGGTGGTGAGCCGGGGGACGCGGCAGGTCGCCGAGGGCGTGCCGGGGCTGACGGACGTGCTGGACGGGGTGCGGGAGAGCGTCGAGCTGGTCGAGCCGGGTGACGCGCCCTGGGCGCTGCAGGCGGGCGCGCCGACCAAGGCGACCGCCGTGCCGCTCACGCCCGGCGCCGCGCTGGTGTGCTTCGGGCCGTCGGGTGACGCGGAGCTGCTGCGCCGGTTCGCCGAGCGCGCGGCGGCGGCGATCGCGGCGGGGGAGCGGTTCGGGGAGCAGCGGCGGACCGTGGACGCGCTGCGCGCGGGGCTGCTGCCGACGCCGCTGCCGCAGGTCGCGGGGGCGCGGCTGGCGCAGGTGTTCGAGCCCGCGCACCGGGCGACCATGATCGGTGGCGACTTCTACGACGTGCACCCGAGGGACGACGGGAGCGCGGCGTTCGCGCTGGGGGACGTGGCGGGCAACGGGGTCGAGGCGGCGGTGCACAGCGGGCGGGTGCGGCAGAGCCTGCACACGCTGCTGCTGGTCGAGCAGCGGCCCGCGCAGCTGTTGCACTTGTTGAACACGGCGTTGCGGGCGGCGGGGAGCAGGTTGTTCACCACGATCGTGGTGGGCACGTTCGTGCCGGTGCAGGCCGGGGGGCTGCGGATGACGCTCGCGGCCGGTGGGCACCCGTCGCCGCTGGTGCTGCGGACGGGTGGGCGGGTGGACGAGATCGCGGTGCGCGGGGGGATCGTGGGGGTGCTGCCGGAGGTCCGGTTCAGCCAGGCCACGGTGACGTTGTCGCCGGGGGAGACGTTGTTGCTGTACAGCGATGGGGTGACGGAGGCCCGGTCTCGGGGGGATCGGGCGGAGCTGTTCGGGGACGAGCGGTTGTCGGAGGCCCTGGCGGGGTGCGCGGGGCTTGGGGCGCAGGAGATCGCGGAGCGGTTGCGGGGGGTTGTGTTCGAGTGGTTGGGGGATGCGGAGCATGACGATCTGACGTTGTTGGTGGTGCAGGCGGAGGGGTGA